In Gemmata obscuriglobus, a single genomic region encodes these proteins:
- a CDS encoding cob(I)yrinic acid a,c-diamide adenosyltransferase, producing the protein MVFLNRIYTKSGDAGETGLGDGSRVPKDAARVVAYGEVDELNAVLGLVTANCPECPERALIRTIQNDLFDVGADLCVPQPESEGGNQGLRIVPAQYERLEKAIDRLNEPLEPLRSFILPGGTPAAVWLHLARTVCRRAERTVVTLTHTEKVNPHALIYLNRLSDLLFVLGRVANDNGKGDVLWVPGASREGE; encoded by the coding sequence ATGGTTTTTTTAAACCGCATCTACACGAAGTCCGGCGACGCGGGCGAAACGGGCCTCGGCGACGGCTCTCGCGTTCCAAAGGACGCGGCACGTGTTGTGGCTTACGGCGAGGTGGACGAACTCAACGCGGTACTCGGTCTGGTCACCGCGAACTGCCCGGAGTGCCCCGAACGCGCCCTCATCCGGACGATCCAAAACGACCTGTTCGATGTGGGTGCGGACCTGTGCGTGCCGCAACCGGAGAGCGAAGGGGGCAACCAGGGCCTGCGAATCGTTCCGGCACAGTACGAGCGGTTGGAGAAGGCGATCGACCGCTTGAACGAACCGCTGGAACCGCTCCGGAGTTTCATCCTGCCCGGCGGCACGCCGGCGGCGGTCTGGCTGCACCTGGCGCGCACCGTGTGCCGCCGGGCCGAGCGCACGGTGGTCACGCTCACGCACACCGAAAAGGTCAACCCGCACGCGCTCATCTACCTGAACCGGCTGAGCGATTTGCTGTTCGTGCTCGGTCGCGTCGCTAACGACAACGGCAAAGGCGACGTACTCTGGGTGCCCGGCGCGAGCCGCGAGGGGGAGTAA
- a CDS encoding cytochrome c: protein MKRTVFALALAGSALLTTVSISGEPTKAETKLTNKDIAKLMKETHVGAKSPHALTLQELGCESPDWERVVKDAKAFVTMGESFKKTDLGYTSPDKYIAGAAALSKAASAKNKKAATDAFTSLTKSCSACHYGDPSRK, encoded by the coding sequence ATGAAGCGAACCGTGTTCGCGCTGGCCCTGGCCGGCTCAGCACTACTGACCACCGTGAGCATTTCAGGCGAGCCGACGAAGGCGGAAACCAAGCTGACGAATAAAGACATCGCGAAGTTGATGAAGGAGACGCACGTCGGAGCGAAATCCCCCCACGCCCTTACGCTCCAGGAGTTGGGCTGCGAGTCGCCGGACTGGGAGCGGGTGGTGAAAGACGCAAAGGCGTTCGTTACGATGGGCGAGTCGTTCAAGAAGACGGACCTCGGGTACACGTCGCCCGACAAGTACATTGCCGGCGCCGCCGCATTGAGCAAGGCCGCCAGCGCGAAGAACAAGAAGGCCGCGACGGACGCGTTCACGAGCCTGACGAAATCGTGCAGCGCGTGCCACTACGGCGACCCGAGCCGTAAGTAA